ggggggggggttgttaacctttttttgaagggcttccttttttagctcacctggcctaaaaggccatgtgagcttttctcatcacttggcgtccgtcgtcgtcgtcgttaacaatttttcaaacatcttctcctctgaaactactgaatgaaacttagcatgattgttccttagaatatcctgcacaaagtgtgtgtgcttcgatttttgatccgtcaaaaaacatggccgccgttacttaaaatagaacataggggtcaaatgcagtttttggcttatatctcaaaaacgaaagcatttagaacaaatctgacatgggttaaaaatgttcattaggtcaagatctatcagccctgaaattttcagatgaatcaaacaaaccattgttgggttgctgccacttaattggtaattttaaggaaattttgcagtttttggtcattatcttgaatattattatagataaagataaactgtaaacagcaaaaatgatcagcaaagtaagatctacaaataagttaatatgaccaaaattgtcaattgaccccttcaggggttattgtcctttaatgacaatttttcacaatttgttcatcacatttgctaactttaaaaaatcttctcctctgaaactactgaatggatttggatgaaacttagcatgattgttccttagattatcctgctcTAAgggtgtgctttgatttttgatccgtcaaaaaacatggccgccgttacttaaaatagaacataggggtcaaatgcagtttttggcttatatctcaaaaacgaaagcatttagagcaaatctgacatgggggtaaaaatgttcattaggtcaagatctatcagccctgaaattttcagatgaatcaaacaaaccattgttgggttgctgccacttaattggtaattttaaggaaattttgcagtttttggtcattatcttgaatattattatagataaagataaactgtaaacagcaaaaatgatcagcaaagtaagatctacaaataagttaatatgaccaaaattgtcaattgaccccttaaggggttattttcctttaatgacaatttttcacaatttgttcatcatatttgctaactttaaaaaatcttctcctctaaaactactaaaccaaattcaaccaaacttcaactgaatgatcagtagggtgtataaaataaagtttgtgctttattttttatttcgtcaaaaaacatggcagtcatggctaaaaatagaacacagggtaaaatgcagtttttggcttatatctcaaaaactccagcatttagagcaaataagacaagaagttaaagtatttattaggtcaaggtctacctgtcctgaaattttcagccaaattgggtaactggtttttcaggtataatgcccctgaattgatgattttaaagaaattttgcagtttttggttattatcttgaatattattatagatacagataaactgttaatagcaaaaatgttaagcaaagtaacatctacaaataagtcaatttgaccaaaattgttaattgaccccttaaggagttattgccctttaaagactattttcacaatttgttcatcatgttgacttactttaaaaaatcttctcctttgaaactgctgtatcaatttcagccaaacttaggctaaatgagtttcagagtatctagtataaattttatatttcatttccttgtatgtcagaaacatagctcctatggctaaaatagaacataggagaaaatgattttttttttgcttttgaagaaaataggacgattcaaagaacatttaaataaattgaaaagccaaaataatcattgatgagagatttaaccaaaaaaattaaggtgagcgattcaggctcttgagagcctcttgtttcaaaatttttcaaattttgaattttgaaaagtttcaagaagaaatcttcaattgcacaatattgtgcaatagatttgttaatctttgaccacattaattttgtgacaaaaacctatattatgtcaaaaatttgataacaatccaaattcagacagaatcaagcttgaatattgtgaccaaatttgccccaactgttcagggttcaaccactggggtcgtataaagctgcgccctgcggagcacctggtaagaattcaatttgccgaataattagTACactatagaattatagttttccaaccactcgctcaacattggaatggaattgacgacgcccctaaacgcacaaatgacgttcactaaaaccagagtttttgacggaaatgcatcgaactcaaaagttgtctattgacttgtcctgattttttttatcaagagtAATACAATGAGCAGTGAGATAAGCccacaaaaactgatttaaatataaattgaaaaagaaagaatCAACTTATTTTGTctgtacatgtattaatttaaaacaaatgttagaagatatatacatatttttccCAGGCTGTCATCGCAGGAAAGATTTCATTTAAACAGATGGTTATTGCTATGGAGATGGCAGATCCAATTACAATATCTAGATGTAGACTTTTCTTTGCCCTCAGTCTGATGCAGCAAGGTCACTTCAAGAAGAGTAAATATATAATCAGGTAAGCATCCTTAACCTATATATTTAAGGTAGTTTGTTTCCGGATTATTTTTTAAGttgaacaaaattaaaaagaaaggaaaatagtatcaaaatatttttgCCAGATAAGCAATTCTTGATCACTGTGAAGCCTTTAGTTTAAAATATGGAATTTGTGCTGCAAATAGAAGTTATAGAAGTTTCAAAAGCTTGTACAAATAATATTTATgtggtattatttttttaacagattgAAGAAACCACATAAGGGCAGATAACTCAGATAATTTGATTAAATGCATAAAAATAATACTGTGACTCAAtgtatctttttctttttagctcacctggcctaaaaggccatgtgagcttttctcatcacttggcgtccgtcgtcgtcgtcgacgtcgtcgtcgttaacaatttttcaaacatcttctcctctgaaactactgaatggatttgaatgaaacttaacatgattgttccttagtatatcctgcacaaaatgtgcgcttcgatttttgatccgtcaaaaaacatggccgccgttacttaaaatagaacataggggtcaaatgcagtttttggcttatatctcaaaaacgaaagcatttagagcaaatctgacatggggtaaaaatgttcattaggtcaagatctatcagccctgaaattttcagatgaatcaaacaaaccattgttgggttactgccacttaattggtaattttaaggaaattttgcagtttttggtcattatcttgaatattattatagataaagataaactgtaaacagcaaaaaagatcagcaaagtaaaatctacaaataagttaatatgaccaaaattgtcaattgaccccttaaggggttattgtcctttaatgacaatttttcacaatttgttcatcatatttgctaactttaaaaaatcttctcctctgaaactactgaatggatttggttaaaacttagcatgattgttccttagattatcctgcacaaagtgtgtgctttgatttttgatccgtcaaaaaacatggccgccgttacttaaaatagaacataggggtcaaatgcagtttttggcttatatctcaaaaacgaaagcatttagagcaaacctgacatggagtaaaaatgttcattaggtcaagatctatcagccctgaaattttcagatgaatcaaacaaaccattgttgggttgctgccacttaattggtaattttaaggaaattttgcagtttttggtcattatcttgaatattattatagataaagataaactgttaacagcaaaaaagatcagcaaagtaagatctacaaataagttaatatgaccaaaattgtcaattgaccccttaaggggttattgtcctttaatgacaatttttcacaatttgttcatcatatttgctaactttaaaaaatcttctcctctgaaactactgaatggatttggttaaaacttagcatgattgttccttagattatcctgcacaaagtgtgtgctttgatttttgatccgtcaaaaaatatggccgccgttacttaaaatagaacataggggtcaaatgcagtttttggattatatctcaaaaacgaaagcatttagagcaaatctgacatggagtaaaaatgttcattatgtcaagatctatcagccctgaaattttcagatgaatcaatcagacaaaccattgttgggttgctgccacttaattggtaattttaaggaaattttgcagtttttggtcattatcttgaatattattatagataaagataaactgtaaacagcaaaaaagatcagcaaagtaagatctacaaataagttaatatgaccaaaattgtcaattgaccccttaaggggttattgtcctttaatgacaatttttcacaatttgttcatcatatttgctaactttaaaaaatcttctcctctgaaactactgaatggatttggttaaaacttagcatgattgttccttagattatcctgcacaaagtgtgtgctttgatttttgatccgtcaaaaaacatggccgccgttacttaaaatagaacataggggtcaaatgcagtttttggcttatatctcaaaaacgaaagcatttagagcaaatctgacaaggagtaaaaatgttcattaggtcaagatctatcagccctgaaattttcagatgaatcaaacaaaccattgttgggttgctgctacttaattggtaattttaaggaaattttgcagtttttggtcattatcttgaatattattatagataaagataaactgtaaacagcaaaaaagatcagcaaagtaagatctacaaataagttaatatgaccaaaattgttaattgaccccttaaggggttattgtcctttaatgacaatttttcacaatttgttcatcatatttgctaactttaaaaaatcttctcctctgaaactactgaatggatttggttaaaacttagcatggttgttccttagattatcctgcacaaagtgtgtgctttgatttttgatccgtcaaaaaacatggccgccgttacttaaaatagaacataggggtcaaatgcagtttttggcttatatctcaaaaacgaaagcattaagagcaaatctgacatagagtaaaaatgttcattaggtcaatatctatcagccctgaaattttcagatgaatcaaacatccaattgttgggttgctgccacttaattggtaattttaaggaaattttgcagtttttggtcattatcttgaatattattatagataaagataaactgtaaacagcaaatatgatcagcaaagtaagatctacaaataagtcaatttgaccaaaattgtcaattgacctctttaggagttattgccgtttaaagactttttttcacaatttgttcatcatgttgacttactttaaaaaatcttctcttatgaaactgctgtatcaatttcagccaaacttaggctaaatgagtttcagagtttcagagtatctagtataaattttatatttcatttccttgtatgtcaagaaacatagctcctatggctaaaatagaacataggagaaaatgatttttttttgcttttgaagaaaataggacgattcaaagaacatttaaataaattgaaaagccaaaataatcattgatgagagattaaaccaaaaaaattcaggtgagcgattcaggctcttgagagcctcttgtttaaaaataaaagcatTCTTTAGGAACTTTCTAGTTCATTTTAATTACTTTAAAACTCAGTTATTAATTTTCCTTCTTTTATctatcttataatttttttttacctgttaAATCTTAATAAAATGTGTCCATCTTCAACCCTTTACATTGAAAGCAAGCTCAGTGACAGATTATTTTAATCATATTTCATCACAAAGCATGGGATAAACTATATTTTAGCAAACTATGATATACTAATACTTTTACCCATTCTGTATTTACAGGAAACAGCTCAAGTTTGCCAAAAAAGTAGTCAAAGATGTGAAACTGATCGCTATGTGTCGTGGTCTATGGAATAAAGTGTGTTATGTAATGAACAATAACCAGGTTTTACTCCTGACCTCTAGAAGTGACAGGAAAAGGAAGTCAAAACAATTGAACTTTGTGACAGATGCAAATTATGATGCAAAACTAAGATAGCTTATAGCTGCTTAGGAATATCCATTCAATCTTACATGTTACCCAGGAAAGGCATTTTTGAAAATGGGTTCACTTTTATAAGAATATCACTTACATGTTCAATTCACACAAAAGTATTTGACACCCAAACCATGTTTAGATTTCGAAGTGCCTTACCTGGGTCTTATGTATGTTTTTATTGAACAGCCCCATAATACTTAAATTGTCTTTTGTCTTCCGATATTGGCCACTAAATATAAACAACCAgtcacaggggcggatccagccattttaaaaagggggcttccaacccaggacaaagggggggttccaactatatgtctccattcaaatgcattgattggccaaaaaaaaggggggggttccaacccccggaacccacCCCCCTGGATCTAAAAAAAGACCTTAAAAAATATACCTTTGCTTCCTCCAACATGTTGAGAGAGAAAAAGCCTGTAGATAAgaaatctttttatttaatttttttctggtttAAAAGCCAAATCTCTTTGTTGTGACTCATTCAATAGTATAACACTTATTAACAAGTTTTaatcttgaaaaataaacaacgagAATATGGAATAATAAATAccataataaaaattaatttattaacACATTTCCTCTTTTGAATTAAATATCATCTCAATCGATCAGGTAAGAAAGTATTCAAGGTTGTTATAAAAAAACACCCTCGTTATCATCTCTATATAATTTATTTAGTTCTTTAAATTGTTCATAAAAGTTCGATGTTcagtaaaaatgtataaatgatcTTTGGGAATCATGAAGACAGCTTGACAATTGAAGATAGAATTTTTCAGAGAAGACTTTCCTATTGTCTAATCTTAAAAGTTGTACATGTATGCCTGACTAGTCATATTGTAAAGAAGAGATTTGTATAAATACAACGAATGACCATTTATACCAATAAAGTGTATAACTGTTTATGTGTGTCTGTATATGGCTTTGTAAGCATTGTAAAAAGCTTTTTTGCTGTATTACGCTTTcagataatttatttgtttttttgctctatttaaaaatatcattgaaatgtTTGTATCTGATAAAAGGTGAACTCAATTTAAATTTTCTCTTGATCAATCATTCCCATTGTAAGAGGAATAAGCTTTTGTTGTTATTAATTGATTAACTAATTTTTTTGTTGAGACTTGTAGATTTTGACATTGGTCATACCTTTCTTACATGTCTAGGACTTGAAGGTGATGGAGTCGCTTAATTTTGTTCCTCTTTAACCGTACTTTTACAATACAGAGAGTTCGGGGAAATGTATGTATTTAAAGAATGCCTCTCATCAACAGTAAAAGGAACAGTTTGTAGATTTCAACAATAAAAATCGCAACATAAACTTTGTCCTATCCACAATTCTCCCTGTTTTTGTAGTATAAAAAGTTTATGAAACCCTTATTCACTCTTCTCTAACATATAAATTGTCTTCTATATGGAAATGAAAAGTATTGACAATGTAGTTTGTGCAGATCATCCCACTTTAGCATCAAACCAACACAGTTCAAAGTCCTACATATCACTAGGATGACtgaacatgtataaaaattggaTTTTCTCCTCTTTGTCAGAAAAATATCTCGGAAGCCCATAAGTGATGTATGATAAATGTCAAAAGTCCTGAAGTCTCAATGTGAGGTAAATTAACTAACAACAACAAATTTATGTCAAAGCAAAATTTTCACCATATTTCACATGCTAGTCTGTATTCAGATGAAGAAATTTTCTGTCGCAGTGTCGCAATAtgtgtcttttttattataatataagtgtttttgtttaagtgtttGATTGTGTTGTTGACAATCTTGTTTGTTTTGCAGGAGGTAATATTTTTGTATGTAATCAAAACTAATGGACCATATGTATGTATCCGGTATCTTATTTAGGTCATAttctttcttttcctttttttggtTTATATCAATTGAAAGCAAGTAATTTCACATATTTATTagatgtttattgttttataaagttGTGATCCAAACCCAAAAGTGTACTGTATGAAATTAAACTAAATCATTACTTTTCAACCTCAGAGGGtggagatatatatatagaaatttgtatattttttgtttactttttagaGTTTTTATGCAGACACTGTTTGCCTCTTTGATATTATTAgctttataaatttaacaattgaATACCAAACTGACAAATACGAAAGAAAAAAATCTGCCTGTTTGAGGGGGAAATAAAGTTTAAAACTGCACATtgaaatataagttttttttataactttcaattgttttataatagGGGAGGAAAAATAATGTTGAATTATGAATTTCACAAAAATTTGAACCATTTTATCCCTTATCAGGAAACATTTTAATCATTAATTCCTGAGTCTTGTTACATTAAAACCCACAAATCCCACAAAAAAACCCTAATCCAGACATTTGAACAAAGGTCCTTCCACCTCTCAATAAGCAATTAAAGTTTATCTCCCATTTATTTCATTTCTGTTTTATTCCTGTCCAAGTTTCTTGAAgtttgtaaaaagttatcaaagtcTAAAAGAATGAACTTTAATGTCAAAGTAGACCATGATGTATGAATGGAAAATTTAATAGGGGCCTGGGGGACAGATGtaacttgaaattattttattcGCCCAGatcataattaaataaaatatcaaatcgGAAAATATTGGTGGGTTGTTGAATTaactaatatatatttatatgttttctaCTTATATTGTTATGCAATGAATGTATTCCATCAAATAATTatggtttgatatttttcaaaatatattatttttgttatttaaaatctgtctagaaaattatttttatagtttctgtCAGAACAAAGATCTAGACTCTTATTCAAGAAAGAGACATTAGATTTAGAAGAATCCGGACTCAGAGATGGTAGTCTTAAGACTTGGATAACTAATAACAGACCATAAGTTCAACAACTGAAAAATAATACACAAGGCTACCGTAATCACAACAAAATTACCTTACCACTGCATGTTTTCTCTAAAAATTAAACAATCAACGTATGACTTTTTAACAACTCCATATTCAAATAAATAAGGACTCAAGAggactaaaagagggacgaaagatacctgagggacaccatggctaaaaatgaaaaagacaaacagacaaacaaaagtacacatgacgcaacatagaaaactaaagaataagcaacacgaaccccaccaaaactcaggtgctccggaagggtaagcagatcctgctccacatgtggcacccgtcgcttaaggtgataacaaatccggtaaatagtctaatttggtaggtcacattcatgaaagggactAACATTGAATATAACCAGGGCCATTTGCCATGTCAGACCTACTTTGATTATTGTATGTCATCGGTTGCTCTCATTGCCATTGATACTCTAGAACAAATTCTACTTTCCCCCAGGCTACTTGAGATTAAGAATGAGGTAATAATTTCTGGTACGAAAGAATGTGCAACTATGAAGGCTGTTCTCattactaatacatgtatatagttgtgccatattctctttttttgttaatttggtGGAATCAAGACAAAAATCAGCTGAAGTGTACAGGGTTCATATTGaattattgatcatgttgataattTGCTGTGTAGCCTCccaagttttcttttttaaaaaggacATGTGAGCTATTGCCAACATTTGGAGACGTTCATTATTGTAAAGTATTTTAAAGATGTTCTTGTCTGAAACTACTACAtcaatctcaacaaaactttCTGTGAATGATCATTGGGGTATCAAGTATAAATGTTATGTTGTTTTTTGCTGTTGGTCAACAAACATAGTTGCAATGGCATCAATTGTCTTATAGTTTGATAAATCATAATCTATAGAAATAAATAGGGAATCATGTGTCCTTGTTACACCATGGACACAGACAATGCCCAtgcttgcatataacgttataaagggacataacttaaaGAGtctgtaaaagtgacgctacccaaatttgtacttaatCTATAATTTGAGGTActaagcattgtttataagtttaaatgaaaaaaacacatttctgCTGACATGGAAATctattttttgctattgcacaagtTGAAGTGACAGAAGATGATGGAATGCCATTAGAGACAATTTGCTACCTTGACCTTCAGTCCAGGCTAAATTTAAAGTGACTCTTTTATACTTAACTTTATAACTTTCAAGTAAGTGATTTCCAGATTTTGACACTTTCTGTAAGaccattttaactttttatttccTATCTTTATTCATAGATAATGTCAAAAATGGCAGAGAAAATACCATTCATTCCAACAATCACAATGGAATCCGACTTTTCATTATATGCAATGGCTTTTGGTTGTTCTAACCCATTATTTTCATTCAGAAGAACTCTTGTCTTTCCACTGGTGAAAGAAAGTACATAAATTTTGTTAGAATCTACTTCAGaaacaaaaatatttccatatataTCAACACACATGTTTCTGAAGTCCTTATTTCCAAAGTCAAATTTTTTCTCCTCATTTCCATATTTATCAAAACTCCAAATGATATTTGAATTCACCTGTGTTATCAACATATGTGTCTGGTAAAACTGCACATGAGTAATATTATTCAAGtgtaaatccatttttttcaaaatattcccATTTGACGTGTCTATAACAAATATACTAGAGGGTCTAGTACAGACCACAATATTTCCTTGTGCAGATGCTAATCCAACACATGTGGAGCCAAGCTTAAAAGTGTTTAGTAATTTCATGTGGTCAATGCTCACTAgctttacattttcattttttgggaatgaAAATGCTAAATGTTTATTATCTACCAAACAAGCACAATGAGCTCTACCAAGATTCttaatttctgatttcaaaaatccatttttatcaaaaactaaaaTGCCACCCTGTTCTGCACAATCAGTGATAATAATATCCCCTGAGGGTAAAATAACAGCATTTGAAAAATTGGCATCTTCTATATCGTCATACTTTGTTGCTAAGCTGTAAGTCTTTATATGCTTTACAAATTCCATTGAAGCAACTGAACCACGTTTCTTGGCTGTGTTTATAACTGCATGTTCAGGATCTTGAACTGTTACTGGACCCTTTGAAATAACAGCAGAATTTACCATTTCTGTTGAAAGCATTTGGGCAGTGTGGTCTTTTCTGATACCGGTACTCATTTTGCAACTTGGGGGTAAATGATTTATCTTTATTATCCCAAAACTGGAATCTTTGGTAAGAAATTGATCAATCTCAGatgatttagaaaagaaaaaatctATTTCCTGCATTCCCTTTTCTTTTTCTGATAACCCTGAGGCTTTATCTTCTTTTAGCAGATTAGCTTCATATTTCTTAATGATGGTGTATAACTGGAAGTTTGTCccattcttttttaattttgaaagagCTGAATACATTTCAATGTAGAAATTGCTATGACTTTCTAATTGATCGATTACATCCTTTATGGAACTTTTTAGTTCACtcttttgcaattttaaatcagTTTTCAATTGGCTTTCAACAACTGCAATTCGGTTTTCTAAATCACTTCTAATATTACCAATTTCTTCTACCATATCAGATGCCTGCTTTTCAATTctatcaatgtttatttttctatttaactTTAACTTTTCAAAGTGTTTTATCCTTTCTTGTAATGCTTGTTCTAGACTGACAAGAGATGCTGATGATTTAatgtttttctataaatttatGAAGAAGAGTTACTCCTGTGCATTTGTTATGTTCGGAATTTGCACATTGGAAACAGCAGTGAACTTCATGAACAGGACAGTACAGTTCATACTTTTCATTGTGGAGTGTACACTGCAAATCTAAATCATGCACTTCCTTTTGAATATCTTGGTAGCAGTCTATTGGCATAGTATCATGGTTTCTCAGTGCCTTTACTGCTTTATGGTGATCAAGACACTCACTGCATAATCCCTCTTCACATACTGGACACCATACTATCCCCTGAACTACAATAGTGCGATATTTACAAGGACCACAGTCAATTTCAGATGCAGATGCCATATTAGcctgtaaaagaaaaatgtaaacattttaacttgatagatataagaagatgtggtatgagtgcaaatgagacaaccctcTCATCCAAGtgataatttgtaaaattaaaccattataggttgaGTTTATTACAGAAAATCTGTGTCTTACCATAAAATCACTACAGACAATACAAACTGTTAATTTCATTACTAGCATTAGGGTATCATTTGTCAAGTAGTTGGACTGCGTGTTTTTCTCCACTGATAttatttctaacttttttttttaaattatccatTGATGAATTCAGAAGTTAATATTAGAAACAAAGGTGATTCATCTTCCTCAGacaatgcagtggcggatccaggggggggggggttccggggatgcgcaccccccctttatttttgccgatcaatgcatttgtatcaggacatatgttttgcacccccctttgccctgggtgccctgggttagcaccccccctttcgaaaattcctgcatccgcccctgcaatGTTGGCTTCACAtgtattggataaaaaaaaaaaaaggtcatctCATCTGGCatcaaaaatttataataaatccTTTGGTTTTTATGTTTTTGGTTGTTCCTGATTAAAGTTACATTTGTACGTAAGCCGACTTCTTTTGCcttgttttaaaagctttaattGCTTTATTATTCATCTGAAGCACCTGGATTACACCTTACAATTTGCATCCTGTTGTccataagaatattttttttattttatttttttgtttttgtctgtaaaTGTGTTTTGGTATGTTTATATAGACATGCTTCCGTTGTCGTACATTTCAACTTTACTTATCTAAGACAAGTCAGTGATTGTATATGTACTGCCTTGTTCTATCTTTTCATATAGATAAAGTCATTTCTTAATGAGATACAATgtatcttataaaaaatataagatatcttatacatttTATAAGATCATTGAATTAAGATATCTgaatagttaataagatatcttataaagtttgtaagatatcttataaagtttgtaagacatcataaacagtttataagatatatcatatacagtttataagatatatcatatacagtttataagatatctaatataattttgaaatccgAAATTTGAAAGTTGTTCACTATATAATAGGAAGCCGatgatgatgtggtatgagtgccaatgagacaactatatatatatatatataatgacattACTACcttcatatatacattttgtttaagtGAGAAAATGTTTTAGGTGAACTTCATTGGCAAGTGCATCCTTAAAGTTGTCTGTAGAAGTTTTGTTTGAAATTCTCCAAGTTTGAAAATCTCCAAAGTTTCATgaaaggcagtgtctgcgcgtacccgcatgcgggtacgaatagtcaTAATATTGCCAGTTTTGGCTGCGCGTACCCACATCCGATTTTCTATTAAAATGCCATCTGTATCTGTATCCAATTAATTTCTGCCAATATAGACACACCTC
The window above is part of the Mytilus edulis chromosome 6, xbMytEdul2.2, whole genome shotgun sequence genome. Proteins encoded here:
- the LOC139528190 gene encoding uncharacterized protein, whose protein sequence is MVEEIGNIRSDLENRIAVVESQLKTDLKLQKSELKSSIKDVIDQLESHSNFYIEMYSALSKLKKNGTNFQLYTIIKKYEANLLKEDKASGLSEKEKGMQEIDFFFSKSSEIDQFLTKDSSFGIIKINHLPPSCKMSTGIRKDHTAQMLSTEMVNSAVISKGPVTVQDPEHAVINTAKKRGSVASMEFVKHIKTYSLATKYDDIEDANFSNAVILPSGDIIITDCAEQGGILVFDKNGFLKSEIKNLGRAHCACLVDNKHLAFSFPKNENVKLVSIDHMKLLNTFKLGSTCVGLASAQGNIVVCTRPSSIFVIDTSNGNILKKMDLHLNNITHVQFYQTHMLITQVNSNIIWSFDKYGNEEKKFDFGNKDFRNMCVDIYGNIFVSEVDSNKIYVLSFTSGKTRVLLNENNGLEQPKAIAYNEKSDSIVIVGMNGIFSAIFDIIYE